Proteins from one Penicillium digitatum chromosome 2, complete sequence genomic window:
- a CDS encoding protein kinase yields MDQHLYISTIDAEPLHRYRQGGYHPVTLGECLKAGRYKVLHKLGWGGYSTVWAARDQRERTYVAVKISVAETEYNGDTRELQTLKVLASHHPRPKLYELLGPNVPDIIDANFPDGRLPVCTNERLAMEIYIPAIWPSLCLT; encoded by the exons ATGGACCAGCACCTCTATATTTCTACCATTGACGCCGAGCCACTTCATCGCTATCGACAAGGCGGTTACCACCCAGTCACTTTGGGGGAATGCTTGAAAGCTGGAAGGTATAAGGTGTTACATAAACTAGGGTGGGGAGGCTACTCGACAGTTTGGGCGGCAAGAGATCAGAG GGAACGGACGTATGTTGCTGTCAAAATTTCTGTTGCAGAAACTGAATATAATGGGGACACGCGAGAGCTCCAAACTTTGAAAGTGCTTGcatctcatcatcctcgtccgAAAC TTTATGAGCTTCTAGGCCCCAACGTTCCAGACATAATTGATGCAAACTTTCCAGATGGGAGACTTCCTG TTTGCACCAACGAAAGATTGGCCATGGAG ATCTACATACCCGCAATTTGGCCTTCGCTATGCCTTACATAG
- a CDS encoding DUF1993 domain-containing protein: MKPLSFQVVVTATNIVSKALARAAFVETSTQQEPDGRHKDLCKRLDKTFAELDKVDLARIVIKEGQAFKALIGTIKFDFTLEDYSVRFAIPNLYFLVVTVYEILRVKGVQIGKLDYLEEFVA, encoded by the coding sequence ATGAAGCCTCTCTCGTTCCAAGTTGTTGTGACGGCAACAAACATCGTCTCTAAGGCCCTCGCCCGCGCAGCTTTTGTCGAAACCTCAACACAGCAAGAGCCTGACGGGAGACACAAAGACCTTTGCAAGCGCCTTGACAAGACATTCGCTGAGCTTGATAAGGTCGATCTAGCTAGGATCGTTATCAAAGAAGGACAAGCCTTCAAAGCTCTGATTGGAACCATCAAGTTCGATTTTACGCTAGAGGATTATTCAGTGCGATTTGCCATCCCGAATCTCTACTTTCTTGTGGTGACGGTGTATGAAATTCTGAGAGTGAAAGGGGTGCAGATAGGGAAGTTGGATTATCTGGAAGAATTTGTGGCCTAA